The DNA sequence TGTGCCCCGAAGCCGCACGCCCTCTTGCCGGTGGCCAGGCCCACCCTCTGCCAACGCCCGCGCCCCCACGCCGCCGGTCCCTGTGCCCCCACCTCGCAAATCCGCTGCCACCGCCGTAGGCCCTGTGCCTCGAAGCCGCACGCCCTCTTACGCCCGCGCCCCCACGCCGCCGGTCCCTGTGCCCCCACCTCGCAAATCCGCTGCCACCGCCGTAGGCCCTGTGCCCCGAAGCCGCACGCCCTCTTGCCGGTGGCCAGGCCCACCCTCTACCAACGCCCGCGTCCCCACGCCGCCGGTCCCTGTGCCCCCACCTCGCAAATCCGCTGCCACCGCCGTAGGCCCTGTGCCTCGAAGCCGCACGCCCTCTTGCCGGTGGCCAGGCCCAGACGCACGCGAACGACCTAGGCCCTCCCGCCGGTGGCCAGGCCCGAGACGCCGACTGTGCACCGACGCACGGGCCCCAGGAACGACGCCAAGCCCCAGTCGTACGCGCTCTCGGAACGACGCCAGGCCCCAGACGCCCCGCCGGCCAGGTGCTTGTCTTCCTCTCCCGTTCTCTAATCCTGTTGTACATGTCTAGATCTGTAGTATGGTTTGTGATTTGCGTCTGCAGTAGcgaatccagtgaatccaacaTGGTTTGTGATTACCATGTGACCAATGACTATGACCAGTAAAACTCACCTTGAAGTCGCAAGTCGCGTATTTTTTCGCGTAAAAATCGCGTGCTACGCGGCCAATGGGATTTGAACCTGCGACCTCCCCCTTGcgcgtagcctcctctaccactccacccatTACTCACTTAGGCCTATTTTAGAGTTTGGTTCCTTGTATATTATCCTAAACTGAGCATCCAtagattatttgaggccctaaacaaaTTCAATATCTACAACTTTATATTGGGAGTTTCTACATCACATACCAGTATATAGCACCTTAATTAGTAGTGTCTAGACTACTTTTTTGCTGCTCTTGAACGAAATAGGTGCTTCTGCTGGCTACTGTTCAGGCAAGGTTTCTGTACTGCCAGATCCAGATTCAGTTTGTACAAGTAGTGTTCATATGCTTAATGAATCTTTGTGGATGATGCAAAAAAAATGCAGTGCTGTTTGGATTTTGTATTGTTTGACTGCAATATGGTTTGGAATAAAACAATGCAAAAGAGGGACACCTGAGTTTTTCAACTCGGACAAATGAAAGAGTGATGTCTACCTGGAATTTAGTGTATCCAACaatttatctatttatattcAGGTTTTAGTGTATCCAACAATTTATCTGTTCATGTTCAGCTTTCAGGTTCGTATCTCCTTGAGTTTTTCAACTCGGACAAATGAAAGAGTGATAGCTGAAACAACCATATGAGCTGCCATTCATCACTTCAAAGTTGTTGATCCAAGGAACTTGTGATAGGTGAGATTTATTTAACCAATTTGCGTTCATGAGTGCCTGATTACCTTGTTACGTGCTTATGATGTGCCCTGTATTTATTTTGTTGTGTGATATTGTAGTGTCAGAATATATATAAACAAAGCCTCTTGCTATCCCAACAAAAGTCTATGGATAAAACATGGATTGAGAATGAGCCTAGGTAAACACAAGAACTATTTCTTAACTACTAAGACTTAATCTAGTATTAACATGGAATTTAACACAATGAATCCCATGTAGGCACACCAAGGCATATATACAAGGTGTGAATGGTTTCATAGCTTATGCATTTAAAAATTCAGCAATAGGAAACAAGATATTATGCCCTTGCAGAAAGTGTGCAAACATATTTTGGAGAGAGGCATGTGATGTACGTGAACACTTATGTGATGGGTTTTTAAGGGGGTACACAACATGGAACCTCCATGGAGAAACTAGTTCATCTGATGTGAATCCTAGGAATAGTGATGGTGCTATCCCTATTGAAGAGGCCGAAGAGGATGAAGTATCTGAATTGCTTAGGGACCTAGCTGGAGGTCTAGATGATGGAGTGGATTTTGAAGATGAAAATTCTGATGTGCAGCCTAGTGATGACCTACGAGCCCTCTAAAAGTTGGTAGAAGCCAATAGCCAAGAGTTGTACCCTACTTGCAAGAAATATAAGAAACTGTGTTTCTTGATTAGATTGCTTCACATCAAGCTTCTTGGAGGATGGACTGATAGAAGCTTTGACCTACTACTAGATCTTCTTAATGATGCATTACCAGAGGGTTCAACACTACCTAGAAACTTCCATGAATCTAAAAAATTGATTAAATCCATAGGTCTTGGGTACATCAGTATCCATGCTTGTGAGAATGACTGCATTCTCTACTGGAAGGACCATAATGCTTCTGATTCCTGTCCAAAGTGTAAGGTTTCACGGTGGAAATCAGTTAGGAAAAATTTAGATGGAAAGCATGTTTATAAGGTTCCTAAGAAGGTTCTTCGCTACTTTCCAATAAAGAAGAGTCTACAAAGGCAATTTCTTTCATTGAAAACAGCGGCTCTTACAAGATGCCATGATGAACAACGAACATGAGATGATTTTCTTAGGCATCCTGCAGATTCTCCACTTTGGAAAGACTTTGATGATAAACATCCGGAGTTTGCTAAGGACAGCCGCAATATCCGTCTGGCATTTGCTATAGATGGATTTAATCCATATAGGGGCCAAAATGTTAGTTACAGCATTTGGCCCGGTATATGTATACCATTAAATTTTCCACCtttaatgtgcatgaagcaATCAAACTTCATCCTCTCTTTTTTGATTCCTGGGAAGCATGCTCCTGGTCATGATATGGATGTGTATTTTGAACCACTTATTGAGGATCTATTAGATATGTTTGTTGAAGGAGTTAGAACTTATGATCCTTCAAAGGGAGAGTATTTCTAGTTGCGTGCTGCAATACTATGGACTATTACAGATTTCCCAGGTCTAGGATATGTGTCTGGTTGTGTTACATCTGGTGAAGCAGCATGTCCTGATTGCCACTCTAATATATGCTCCTTTAGACTTGGTAATGGCACCAAGACTTGCTATATGGGTCATCGTAGGTTCTTGCATGGAGAGCACCCATTTAGGTTTGATCAGCAGAAATTTGGTTCAACCGGGATTAGATAGGCACCAACTCCACTTTCTGGAGAGGAAATTTTAGAGTGTACTAAAGATCTTGTGACAAATTTTGGCAAGGATCCATCTAGAAAAAACCAACAAGCAAGAGACGGAAGGAAGGGGAGCCGCTAGTCATTTTCAAGAGGAGATCTATTTGGTTCAAACTTCCATATTGGAAATATTTGATGATGCACCATAACTTTGATGTCATGCACATAGGGAAAAATGTTTATGAAAACTTTATTAATACATTCTTGGGCACCGATGGGAAATCTAAGGATAATCTTAATTCTCGCTTGGACATTCAAGCTCTTGGTATTAGAAGTGATCTTCACCCTGTTCAAATTGATGACCAATTTTATATACCACCTGCCCCATATTCAATGAGTACTAATGAGAAGAAATTATTTTGTGAAATACTAAAACGGGTAAAGTTTCCTGCTGGTTATGCGTCTGATATTCGACACAACGTACATCCATGTTAATGAGAAAAAGGTATTTGGGCTAAAGAGTCATGAGTGCCACATTGTTCTACAAGACTTACTACCACAAGCTGTAAGAAAAATATTACCAGAGATAGTTAGTGCTGCAGTTGCTCGTGTTAGTCATTTTTTTAAGATGATTTCTGCACCTGTTTTTCGTAAAAGTGACATGGATAATCTAGAGGCTGATATAGCTGAAACATTGAGCCTTCTTGAGGCCATAttccttccatccttctttgacaTCATGGTACATTTGATGGTTCATCTTCCTTCCCAAGCAAGAATGGCTGGTCCAGTACATTTTCGTAGCATGTGGCCTAGCTATTGAGAGATACTTTCTTTGGCAGATtcaaacttaagaaacaaactcaatacatatTAATTTTACAACATGATGAGGCTATTATATATGTTTATAGGTTTTTTATGCGACTAAGGGTAGTGTCCGTACAAAAAGCCATCTAGAGGGATCAATCATGGAGGGTTCTATGTTTTACGACAGCCTTTACACTTTGTGCTCACTATTTACATGGGTCGACTCAATTTTACCGACAAGTTATAGTTAATGAGGGGCTGCACATAGGAAATTCAAGTACAACTATATTTCATAGCACTGGGCGGGGTCTAGCTGGGAAAAGCACAATGACTTTAGACAACAAGACTTGGCTTCAAGCACATAGATATGTCCTATTCAACTATGCTAATATAGAACCTTACTTGGAGTAAGTTTCCTAATTCACTTGACATCACATGTTTACTTTGTCATGGATAGTAAATTTACAAATTGACATTTGCAGTAAGTATTGTCATTATCTAACCTCAATTGGAGTTCGAAATCAACGAGATATCAGCCGCATGCAGCATGAATCCTTCCATGAGTAGTTTAGGTCACATGTAAGTAGGAAAAGAACATGACACATGTTATTTCCTAGTTCATGTCTAGCTTAGTTATTAATCAAAGTATTTTGTTTATCCTCAGGTCAAAGAAATGTGTGAGGAAGCACCAAATCAGATTAAAATTTTAGCTAGGATGCCCATGATGGCTGCACGAAAGTACAGTAGCTATAGAATAAATGGTTTTGATTTCCACACAGATTCCTATGATGTAGGTAGGTCTGTTCAAAATAGTGGGGTTGCTCTAGTTGCAGAGGCAACATGCTTTGAAAGTGGAAATAACAATAACTTCATAATGGGAAAGAAAACTTACTATGGATTACTAAAGGATATTGTTGAACAGAACTATTCACGTGAAGGTAATGTGGTTCTTTTCAAGTGTGATTGGGTTGACAACCAAGTGGAAGATAAGTGGGTTAAGACCGATCAATTCGGGGTCACTAGTGTCAACTTTAAGCATTTATTCAATACTGGTGAAAAAATTTCAGATGAGCCTTTCATTCTAGCATCACAAGCAGTTCAAGTCTTCTATGTTCCTGATGGAATTGATACTGAGTGGGTTTCTATTAATCAATCAAAACCAAGAAACTACTATGACATTGATAATTTGGAGATTGAGCACATTGAAAGTGGCAATGGACTAGTTGTGCCATTGCCTGATTTAAATATTGGTGTGACTGTGGATGTTGTTAATGGGATTATCCCTGCTGTTAGAACAGATATAGATGGTGTACTTGTTGATAGAAAAAAGTCTAGAAAGCAAACAAAGAAGTAAGTCTTCTTTGCACAATGTGGCTACATGTTTTTGTTATTCTTTACTTGCAAAATAGTTGCATTTATGTCTGCATAATCAAATTTGGCTAACTTGTTTATTCCTTTTTCAGGAGTGAAAATGTCAAGTGCAAGAGGAAACAATAGGGAAGCCTTTATCAATCCGTATGAGCTACAGAAAATGGCACAATGTGCAAGGAACAAACAGAAGTTTGATGAAATGAAACTAACACATTGTGCAAAGGCCCTACAGCAGCAAAACCTAGGAAAAGAATAAAGGTTAGCCTAATCCTCCTATAATGAATTGTCATGGTACAACACTTACTGATTTGTAGATCATTAATTCACAATCACATGGTATTTTTGTAGAAAACTCAGGAGACAAGTGCAGCACCACCTAACACTCATAATTTGCGGCCTAGGGTTGAAAAACCAAGTTCTGAGATTGCAATTACAAATGAGGAAATTGCTGACCGTGAAACAATTGGAGACTTCTTAAGTGACAATGAAGGTGATGTTTGTAGCATGTATTGTAGCTTACCCTACCTATGATCTTGTAGCTAATTCCTAATTATCCTTACAGTTGCAGATATGCATAATAGTACCAAAAAGAGGAGGAAAGGAGGTAGGAGAGCCACTAGAATGGATGATATATTATTAAAGGAACATGGCAGCATCCCTAAAATTAAAATAGAACTAAATAACGAAGGGCAGCCTATTGGAGAAAATTATAGGCGGCTTTCTTGTTGTATTGGAGTTCAAACACGAAAAATGTTGCCAGTTGGGTGCTCTGATTGGAGGCTTGTGGATGTTGAACTGAAAAAAGCGCTTTGGACTGACATaaaggtactaaactttcctaGTTTTGCTAGCTGGTGGTGTCCAAGGTACTGCCGCTTCCAATACAATTCTTCACAAATTGTTTTTTCTTGACTTTCTAGAAACGATTTGATATAGATGATAAAGCCATGGACTGGGTTATATCTAGTGCTGGAGCAAAATGGAAGCAATATAAGGCAAAACTTAAGCAACAAATTTATGATGAAACATTGACTGATGAGGAAATGAAGAACTTACATGGTCATAGAATAGATCCTCATGAATTGGGTGCTCTTCTCAAAATTTGGAGGTCTCCTGAGTCTCAAGTAAGGATTAATTGATATGAatctgttttttgttttttccagTTACTTGCCAATTGGGCTAGTTTTTCAATATACATGCACATATAATGTAACACTTCTTATCATAGGCTCTGACGGCAAGAGGAAAAGACAATCGTGCAAAGCTGAAGTTTCTTCATACATCAGGCAGTGTGAGCTATGCTTCTACTGCACATAAACTGGTATGGAAATATATCATTGTCATCTCAGTTGAATTGATCATTCTTGGGGCCTTTTGGTTTGTGCAAATTACCAACTTGTAGGGTAAGCAACTTGGACGCCCTCCTCGAAGAGATGAAGTGTATATAAAAACACATACAAGAAAAAATGGAGTGCCTTTAAGTGCTGCAGCATCAACAATTGTAAGTTTTTGTGATTTTAGAAAGACATGAAAACTTGCCTTATAGTCATCTAGAATGACAGTCATGGGCTACATTTTATATACATGTCGACTCTGAATTTTCTCTCTTTTCAGCATGGCGTGCATTAGCTttttcttcataaaaatcatctTGGAGCCTGTTAAGTTATCATGATTGTTGCCTGCTCATGTATTAGTTCAGACATGTATTAACTTATCCCTTTTTATCAACTATTGAGTCTATTATTTAGCTAAATTTTTTTGGTGCAAGTAGCTATATTAATTTTCCACGAATTATAAATAGAACAGCTTGTTAGGCTGCTGCTTGTTAACATTAATCGATATAAATCTGGATGTTCTTAGAATTAGAATCATTACTTGTATTCATATCATTCCCTAGATTTTTTAGAAGAAATAAAAGACATAGAGATTCCAGATGTTTTTTCACACTACAAGTAAAAAGGCACATGGTAGGCCGCTTATGATTTTGATGCTGTAGTGTACCTTTCAATAGTAAAACAAGTGGCTACAATATCACATCTGAGCATTGTACATCTATTATTCTTTCTAGGGTGAGCTGAAAGAAATTGTTCAAGTCTATCCGGAGCTGATGGATAAGACAATCCAACAAGGAGATGCTTTTTCTGTTGTTTGTGGAGTAAAGGAGCCAAAGGGGCGAGTCCGTTGTTTGGGTTTGGGACCAACTCCTCAAGATATTGGTACCTCTGGAGTTAAGAAGTACACATCGACAAGGTTCCAAATACAAGTTTTGGCACGTCAACAAGTGGAATCTGAAAATCTATTGCTACGACAACGTGTCTTGGAAATGGAACAAAAGGACGAGCAAAGGAAGGCGCTAGAATCTGCAAATGTCGAAACAATCTCACAACATGGTTCTAACTCAAGACAACAAATGGTAAGTTACATCAAAATGCCTTTTCACAGCATGGTTCTAGTATACAAATCTAAATTTTCAGCATATACTAATATGATCTTCCTATGCTTGATGTAGAGCCCAAGATATGAAGAAGTTGGTGAGGCGAATCAGCATGTTCAAGGTGAAGAAGATGAGTATGCAGAGGAAGACAACTATGATAAGGAACCTAATAATGAGGCCAATCAGCAAGCTACAACCCCTACAGCCTCGCCTGCCATGAATATTACATCACCAAGGAATGATGGACAGCGCTTTTCACATGATGCACTTGTAATATTCTTAACCTCTCATGCAGATTTTATACTTGCAAATTAATAGCTAATGAACCTAGCATTTATCTATTTCTCATAAGTTTATAATCTACTTCAGGCTGGAAATGAGGTCATCTTATTTGCCATGTCCAGTAATGACAAAGTGGCCAAGGCAACTATTGTTTCAGTTAATCCAAACAATAAGCTAGATGGTGTGGCTCTTGGAACCAAATTTTGTGAAGTTATTGTGGATGTTGTAATCCAACGTGAAGCATTAGTGCCACGCCCTTATGCTGAAATCAAGACTATAGGGGATGCTCTAAAGATGCCGCTTACCTGGCCATTTAATCGGGTAATGTTCACTTGATTCTATTCTTTTTTTGATATGGGGTGAGTAATATCTACAGTTTCTAACTATGATACTTGTGACAGCTGAAGGCTTGCCGTCAACAACCAAGATCTCAGGGGGTTGCTGGTTCTTCTCAGAGATCTTCTCAAGGTGCAGCAGGAGACACTAGGCGAAGCTAGCTTGTTGGCAGGAAGGGTGCAGCAGGATCTTCTCAAGATGCTATCTTTGATTGCTTTTGGTCTACAATCTGGTAGTTTTAGGTTGTGGACTTAGTTTGTGGACTCGAACCTGATGGTCATAATATTGGATCACTTTTGGATGATAACTTAGCTAGATTATGCATTCAACtactatatatatgcatgcttgtatGTTGACTTTATGTCAAGAAGCTTAAGCTAGTGACATGATTATATATGTACTCATTTGATATAGATGAATGAGAATATGATTGATTTGTCCATTTGTGTATGTCATTCAATATTGTATTCGTTCTGAACGTGGTCTAGTTGTAAATATATGTGGAGTTTTTTTCTTATTTAATTGATCTCAATGGACTAGCAGTTGCTAAAAGTTATTACTGCGATGGACTATCCGTTGCTAAAACTACAAATAGCATGTCCGTTGCTAAATTCTGGGGCGATGGACGGTCAGTCGCTAAAGATAAAGTCCGTCGCTGTATACCTACAACGACGGCTTCAACAGCATCTGCTAGGGTCCGTTGCTATAACTTTTAGCAACGGACTGTCTATTGCTGTACACCCCTTGCAACAACTTCAAGTCAGTCGCTGATTAATGGTTGTGGTGTAGTGCGTGGACACTACAATTGCATGGGATAgttgatttttaattatatatgaTAGTGAGTTCTTAGTTGGAcagcttgcatgttgagagatTAGATCGTGGAGTTTAGCTAACTAGGAGTATAAAATTGGCATGGCTAGTGAACACTACCGGACTCTAGTGCCAAAGGCCCAAATACACTCGGCGAAGCTTTTATCAAGCGTCACACTCAGCAAAGACCGCACGGAAAATCTTTCGCACAGAAAGTTTTTCATTAGCAAAGCGGTTCTTTGTTGAGTGCTCTTTTTCAGGCACTTAGCAAAGCCTTTgattgaaacaaaaaaaaacataaaaaatcaaaaaaaaagggAAGCCCCCAACAGCTAGCGTCCGCATGATGGTGATGAAGTCATAGTCGTGACATTTTTCATGCAAAATACACTGTTGGTGGGATTTGAACCCGTAACCTCCCTATCTTACATCTCCCTTCCGAATCATTGCACCACACAATCAATTGTGTCTATATGGCATTTCGGTTCCTCATATATTATATCAAACCACATGTAAATTAATTATTTCAGGCAAATCAAAAATTgacaactataaagttttataacttttcgaaatctataattttgatttagggagtttctccatctgaggtcgtttataaaatttgaatttcaaatttgagaaattcaaaagtAGTTTTTGTATCACAAGataatttcaaatcaaaaagttattAACTTTAAAGTTTagtaactttttaagatctataAAGTTTAATTAGGAAGTTTTTCTatctgaggtcatttgaaaatttcgtatttttaaattttcaaataaacacACAATTTTGCATGACacgatgaactcaaatgaaaaagtttatcagctacaaaatttcataacttctcaagatctacaaagtttattttggttgtttgGTCATTTATTCATCTGACATGGTGATTCCAATATTTTTCACAAAACTTATATATCTCTTATAGTTTCTAAGCTACAAGAGATATATGtaaaatttataaataaatttatttttactttATCATATAAAGAAAATAACAAACATAAAGAttctagatcttgagaagttatataactttgtagttgaaaattttttgattttatttatttagggtttcaaaattcaatttgaaaaTTTCTTTGCTGGATGTTTTTTTTTACACTCGCTTCTTTCTTCTTTGCTGAGGTGCCCGAACCATTTGACACTCGTAAAAGAGCCCAATTCCGGTAATGGGAGCAACCTTTGACCAAAATTCATTGATCTTTACCTACGGGATTACTGAAGTATTTCTTCCAACGAATGGTCCAGACACATTCATCTGATTATGAACTGTATTTGTTGAAAATATCTGTGCATAGGGGTGCAAAAATAGAATAATTTCAGCAGTTATACAAATAAAACTATATGGAGAAAACAATAATCGATCCGCAGCCCTAAACTATGGACAAAATCACAGGAACATGGTAAGTACCCCGAATTCATTTGTGTCTCCAAATGGAACAAAAAGGCGGCACAAATGATGGTTAGAGACAGTCTTAGTTGCTTTGTAATAAATGGGATTTGTAGCCTTAAATATAATCATCATAAGAGCAAGTAAAATAAGGGGTTATAGTGGTCTGTATGCTGACGtgaaagagagagaagaaaagagACAAAAGAAGCTGGTTTATAGTCAAGTTATACACAAGAACTAAAAATTCTGTGAGACAGATAAGAAGGCTACTGAAAACTTATATAATTTGACTAGCAATTCTCACTGAAACTTTTCCTAATCGCTAATCCTACCGTGTGTTTGGTTCTGGGTTCATTGGGTTGGAGCCACTCCAACCCACGTTTTGGGGATGGCTCCAACCCTTGCTTTGTTTGGTTGCGAGAATGGATTGGAATCGTtctgtgtttggttggaggaatGAGCTGGGGTGGGATCCATCCCATTTTCTGTTTGGATGGATGGATTCGAACAGAACCTGGATATAGTCACCTATGGACTGAAATGGTGAGGTTACCCTCATCAATGTATGATAATTCTCACAAATATAAACAGCACACCGATCAAGTGATGACACATGGTAATTTTATCACAAACTCGAAACATTTGAGCAACCAACATATAATTTGTGCTCAACACATAGCAATATTTTCCATGCTTGCACCATGCATCAAGGAACAACGCAACAAATAATATAACCACATAAAAAGTCTTGCCATATTAGCAATAAAAGTCTTAGGCCATATCCATAGGTACATTACACATAGCAATATCAAGTCTGATGCTTGCACAATGCATCAAGTTCAAGTCTTACACAATATATAGCAAGTTCAAGACGTCCACATAGCAAGGTACAAGCATACTTAGACCACAAATATAAAGTTCTATGTGGTACTAACAAAAGAACCATCCCAAGCATCCAACTTACCCTTACTGCCTAGGATAGTTGTCTGCAATGTGCTTTGCAACCCAATTGAATTTATGTTCAAAAGACAAGGAGTTGAAAGCTCTAGCTATGTGAGGATGTTGGACTAAGTAGGAATGGTAGAAGGATAAGTGAGTCTCATTGAAACTACCCTTAAAAGCCATCACGTTGTCATACAAATCAGCCGGCACATCATTGTCTGCTTTCCCTGCTACCTTTATCGCCTTGGCTAACTTGGTACTTCCCCATTTAATTGGAGCCACCAATGGATCATGGTCAGGCCTGGCCCTCTTCTTGCCCTTGTCCCTCTTGTTAGGATTGGTGGCCTTGGTAGCCGATGAAGTTGCAGCATTGTCTTGCTGAGTTGCACCTATACCACTACCACTTTGTACCTCCATCCTCTGCACCTCGTTGTCCCAGTCATCTGTACTTTCTTCCTGTGTACCTAGAGGTACACTTGAGTCCTTTGCAAACCTGCCGGTAGCCATGGTACTTCCAAATATTGTGTGCATCTCCTCAAGGTGTTGAATAGGCTTGTTTAGGAAATCAGCATCAGCCTTGTGATCCTAGAATAGAGGAATAATTCAGCTGCTATATGTTTGAGCAATAATAATTCAGCAACTATGTTTCTAATAATTCAGCAACTATGTTTCTAATAATTCAGCAGCTATGTTTCTAATAATTCAGCagctatatttgacaaataataATTCAGTAGCTATGTTTGACAAATAATATTCAGCAACTATGTTTGAGCACTAATAATTCAACAAATACCTTAATATGGCTGTTGTAGTGCTCATCATCAAGAGTTATAGTGAAGGTATCTTCATCCCAACCAGCAGCACTCAAACCACGAAGGTCACAGACTTTTCGAAACTTCTTTTGCCATGTCTTAAGGTGATTCTTAACCTGCTCACCACTGCGCACAATGCCAAATTTCTCTTGGAGAGCCTTTGCACATCCATTGTAGTGAACCATCTTGAAGGTGGATGAAGTCTTGGTGCCATTAACCACTAAATTGGCAAGGTACTCGAGCATGTAGCCTGACCAAGTTGAAGTCCAAGTAGCATGTCCACCGGTCCCTGAACTGCCTTCTGGTTCCATTCTTCTACAAAAATAAACAATGCAA is a window from the Sorghum bicolor cultivar BTx623 chromosome 5, Sorghum_bicolor_NCBIv3, whole genome shotgun sequence genome containing:
- the LOC8058605 gene encoding spidroin-1, which produces MYNRIRERERKTSTWPAGRLGPGVVPRARTTGAWRRSWGPCVGAQSASRAWPPAGGPRSFACVWAWPPARGRAASRHRAYGGGSGFARWGHRDRRRGDAGVGRGWAWPPARGRAASGHRAYGGGSGFARWGHRDRRRGGAGVRGRAASRHRAYGGGSGFARWGHRDRRRGGAGVGRGWAWPPARGRAASGHRAYGGGSGFARWGHRDRRRGGAGVGRG
- the LOC8059339 gene encoding uncharacterized protein LOC8059339; protein product: MEPEGSSGTGGHATWTSTWSGYMLEYLANLVVNGTKTSSTFKMVHYNGCAKALQEKFGIVRSGEQVKNHLKTWQKKFRKVCDLRGLSAAGWDEDTFTITLDDEHYNSHIKDHKADADFLNKPIQHLEEMHTIFGSTMATGRFAKDSSVPLGTQEESTDDWDNEVQRMEVQSGSGIGATQQDNAATSSATKATNPNKRDKGKKRARPDHDPLVAPIKWGSTKLAKAIKVAGKADNDVPADLYDNVMAFKGSFNETHLSFYHSYLVQHPHIARAFNSLSFEHKFNWVAKHIADNYPRQ